In Oryza brachyantha chromosome 2, ObraRS2, whole genome shotgun sequence, a single window of DNA contains:
- the LOC102713715 gene encoding cytochrome c1 2, heme protein, mitochondrial-like — protein MAATAGAAGCTAYPWPRDGAQRGGKVFMQSDCTACHGGAMFSASDDGAARAAAWEPKAVEIVVFDFEEVQPAATLNGGAYPPDLTLVSKGLRGNLYAAGGGAAAACQELRKRTLGSLVWL, from the exons ATGGCTGCgactgccggcgccgccggctgcaCGGCCTACCCGTGGCCGAGGGATGG AGCCCAGCGCGGGGGCAAGGTGTTCATGCAGAGCGACTGCACCGCCTGCCATGGCGGCGCCATGTTCTCggccagcgacgacggcgcggcgcgggccgcCGCGTGGGAGCCCAAGGCGGTGGAGATCGTCGTCTTCGACTTCGAGGAGGtgcagccggcggcgacccTCAACGGCGGCGCGTACCCGCCGGACCTTACCCTCGTCTCAAAG GGTCTGCGCGGCAACCTctacgccgccggcggcggcgccgccgcggcgtgccAGGAGCTGAGGAAGCGGACACTGGGTAGCCTCGTCTGGCTCTGA
- the LOC102717322 gene encoding very-long-chain aldehyde decarbonylase GL1-6, giving the protein MASKPGPFTRWPWHDLGNYKYVLLAPWAARSTYKFVTARSEERDLLSFMVLPVVLMRLLYSQLWITVSRHQTARSKHKIVHKSLDFEQVDRERNWDDQIILTALIFYAVNATVQQAQGVPWWSSRGLVMTAALHVGPVEFLYYWLHRALHHHWLYARYHSHHHASIVTEPITSVIHPFAEEAVYFVLFAIPILTTVATGTASVLTANGYLVYIDFMNYLGHCNFELVPKLLFDVFPPLKYLLYTPSFHSLHHTQFRTNYSLFMPMYDYIYGTMDKSSDDLYERTLQGREQQQAARPDVVHLTHLTAPESLFHLRLGFASVASAPLGAASAGRLAIRAASSLASPLLSLFASTFRSEANRLDKLNIETWVIPRFTSHYTSKSDGHAVSRLIEKAVSDAEASGARVLTLGLLNQGYDLNRNGELYVTRKPNLKTKIVDGTSLAVAAVLNMIPHGTSDVLLLGNANKISLVLTLSLCKRETQVRVVNKELYECLKQQVQPEMQKHLVLSHSYSSKVWLVGDGLTDEEQMKAQEGVHFVPYSQFPPNKARKDCIYHCTPALLVPESFENLHVCENWLPRRVMSAWRAAGIVHALERWDAHECGGRVTGVQKAWSAALERGFRPYDHHQPTGNATAAA; this is encoded by the exons ATGGCCTCCAAGCCTGGGCCTTTCACTCGCTGGCCGTGGCATGACCTTGGAAACTACAAG tatGTGCTGCTGGCGCCATGGGCGGCGCGCAGCACGTACAAGTTCGTGACGGCGAGGAGCGAGGAGAGGGACCTCCTCAGCTTCATGGTGCTTCCCGTCGTGCTGATGCGGCTGCTCTACAGCCAGCTCTGGATCACCGTGTCCCGCCACCAGACCGCCAGGAGCAAGCACAAGATCGTCCACAAGAGCCTCGACTTCGAGCAGGTCGACAGAGAAAGGAACtg GGATGACCAGATCATCCTGACGGCGCTGATATTCTACGCGGTGAACGCGACGGTGCAGCAGGCGCAGGGGGTGCCGTGGTGGAGCTCGAGGGGGCTGGTGATGACGGCGGCGCTGCACGTGGGGCCGGTGGAGTTCCTCTACTACTGGCTGCACAGGGCGCTGCACCACCACTGGCTGTACGCGCGGTACCACTCGCACCACCACGCCTCCATCGTCACCGAGCCCATCACCTCCGTCATCCACCCCTTCGCCGAGGAGGCCGTCTACTTCGTCCTCTTCGCCATCCCCATCCTCACCACCGTCGCCACCGGCACCGCCTCCGTCCTCACCGCCAACGGCTACCTCGTCTACATCGACTTCATGAACTACCTCGGCCACTGCAACTTCGAGCTCGTCCCCAAGCTCCTCTTCGACGTCTTCCCCCCTCTCAAATACCTCCTCTACACTCCATC GTTTCATTCGCTGCATCACACGCAGTTCAGGACGAACTACTCGCTGTTCATGCCGATGTACGACTACATTTACGGGACGATGGACAAGTCGAGCGACGACCTGTACGAGAGGACGCTGCAGGGgagggagcagcagcaggcggcgcggccggaCGTGGTGCACCTCACGCACCTCACCGCGCCGGAGTCGCTcttccacctccgcctcggcttcgcctccgtcgcctccgcgcctctcggcgccgcctccgccggccgcctcgccatccgcgccgcctcgtcgctcgcctcgccgctcctctccctcttcgcctccaccttccgctCCGAGGCCAACCGCCTCGACAAGCTCAACATCGAGACCTGGGTCATCCCAAGGTTCACCTCCCAT TATACGTCGAAGAGTGATGGGCACGCGGTCAGCCGTTTGATAGAGAAGGCGGTGTCAGACGCAGAAGCAAGTGGCGCGAGGGTCCTCACGCTCGGCCTCCTGAACCAG GGGTACGATCTGAACAGAAACGGGGAGCTATATGTCACCAGGAAGCCCAACCTCAAGACAAAGATCGTCGATGGAACCAGCCTCGCTGTTGCCGCCGTCCTCAACATGATCCCTCATGGCACCAGCGACGTGCTCCTGCTGGGAAACGCAAACAAGATCTCTCTCGTCCTTACCCTGTCCCTCTGCAAGAGAGAGACACAG GTGAGGGTGGTAAACAAGGAGCTGTATGAATGCCTGAAGCAGCAGGTGCAGCCTGAAATGCAGAAGCATCTGGTTTTGTCTCACAGTTACAGCAGCAAG GTGTGGCTCGTCGGCGACGGGCTGACGGACGAGGAGCAGATGAAAGCCCAGGAAGGCGTCCATTTCGTGCCATACTCGCAGTTCCCTCCCAACAAGGCCCGCAAAGACTGCATCTACCACTGCACCCCGGCGCTGCTCGTCCCTGAATCCTTCGAAAACCTTCACGTTTGCGAG AACTGGCTGCCGAGGAGGGTGATGAGCgcgtggcgggcggcggggatCGTGCACGCGCTGGAGAGGTGGGACGCGCACGAG
- the LOC102714618 gene encoding cytochrome c1 2, heme protein, mitochondrial-like isoform X1, whose product MAATSGDAAACSAYPWPTDGAQRGRKVFMQSDCAACHSMLPYAGLSDDAARAAAAAQPKAAEIVVVKEAQPAATVNGGACSPDLALITKQGLRGNLYAGGGGAAAAPTMLAGAAAVCQELKKRALAGPAWL is encoded by the exons ATGGCCGCGACttccggcgacgccgccgcctgctcggCCTACCCGTGGCCGACCGACGG AGCGCAGCGCGGGCGCAAGGTGTTCATGCAGAGCGACTGCGCCGCGTGCCACTCCATGCTCCCCTACGCCGGGCtcagcgacgacgcggcgcgggcggcagcggcggcgcagcccAAGGCGGCGGAGATCGTCGTCGTGAAGGAggcgcagccggcggcgaccgtcaACGGCGGCGCGTGCTCGCCGGACCTCGCCCTCATCACCAAG CAGGGGCTGCGCGGCAACCTctacgccggcggcggtggcgccgccgcggcgccgacgatgctagccggcgccgccgccgtgtgccAGGAGCTGAAGAAGCGGGCGCTGGCTGGCCCTGCCTGGCTGTAG
- the LOC102714618 gene encoding uncharacterized protein LOC102714618 isoform X2, with protein MAATSGDAAACSAYPWPTDGAQRGRKVFMQSDCAACHSMLPYAGLSDDAARAAAAAQPKAAEIVVVKEAQPAATVNGGACSPDLALITKGLRGNLYAGGGGAAAAPTMLAGAAAVCQELKKRALAGPAWL; from the exons ATGGCCGCGACttccggcgacgccgccgcctgctcggCCTACCCGTGGCCGACCGACGG AGCGCAGCGCGGGCGCAAGGTGTTCATGCAGAGCGACTGCGCCGCGTGCCACTCCATGCTCCCCTACGCCGGGCtcagcgacgacgcggcgcgggcggcagcggcggcgcagcccAAGGCGGCGGAGATCGTCGTCGTGAAGGAggcgcagccggcggcgaccgtcaACGGCGGCGCGTGCTCGCCGGACCTCGCCCTCATCACCAAG GGGCTGCGCGGCAACCTctacgccggcggcggtggcgccgccgcggcgccgacgatgctagccggcgccgccgccgtgtgccAGGAGCTGAAGAAGCGGGCGCTGGCTGGCCCTGCCTGGCTGTAG